Below is a window of Variovorax sp. TBS-050B DNA.
CCCTATTTCTCCAAGCACATCTTAGGAATTGATTACTCCAAAGTAGAGCGGGTTATCTACCCTCGTCCTCGTTACACTAGCTTCGTGTTGGCGAAGGCTAACGGCGCAAATCGTATTATTGCAGAACCGTCCAGCAAGGTGAAAGAGCTTCAATATCGAGCTCTAGCCTTTCTTGAGGAAGCAGTGCCAAAACCTAAGGCCTGTGTGCATGGCTTTGTTGAGGGTAGGAGCATTCTTACGAATGCGAAAAAGCACCTAGATCGACAGCCGTACCATATCCTGAACCTAGATTTGTCAGATTTCTTCCCTTCGATAACTTTTTACCGAGTGCGAGGTGCATTGATGGCGCCTCCGATGAAGTTTTCTTTTAACGTGGCATCCATGCTTGCGCATCTATGCACGCATGAAGGCAGATTGCCACAAGGTGCTCCGACTTCCCCCTTTCTGGCGAATTTGATCTGCAGATCGCTCGACTCACAGTTGACGCTGCTCTCGAAGCGCCATAGAGCCACATACACGCGTTATGCTGATGATTTAACCTTTAGCTTCTCTCATAGAAACTCTAATCGACTTCCGGCAAACATAGTCACGTTTGATGGCGGCAGCGTAAGTATAGGCCGCGAGCTGAGATCGATAATTGAGTCTAATTCATTCCGAATAAACGAAGAAAAAACTCGAATCTCCATGCGTCATCGGCGAATGGAAGTCACTGGAGTTATAGTCAATCAATTTCCTAATGTTAGCAGGAAATTTATAGATAAAATTAGAGGTGCGTTGCACGCGTGGGAGAAGTATGGGTTTATCGCAGCTGAAGCTAATTGGAACGCCCGTGTAGCGGGAAACGTAGCCGAAGCAAGGTCCGCGAAAGTGTGGGCTCGGCAAACGCGTACCGGGAACATCCCCTCTCTGCAAAATGTCCTGTGGGGGCGTCTGCTTTTCGTTCGCATGATTAGGGGAAATGATGACCCTCTTTATACGCGTTTAGCTGAAAAGTACAACCATCTTTGCCGCACTCATAAAGCGATTGATCCGACGTTCCGGGTTGCGTCGCTCCCGATCGAGCTGCAAGTAAAAAATATCTTAGATATTGACTACGCAACCTTCGTATTGGAATGGAGTGCAGATTATGTGGCGCCGGGTACCGTGGACTCTGAGCCAATCCTGTCACAAGGCACTGCATTCGCTTATGGAACAGGGCGGCGATTCGTTACTTGTGATCACGTACTTCAGGGGCAGTCGGGCTCGGGTAAAGTTGACGTTTATGACCCACTTCTAACGAACCTGAGCATCGTATTAAAAAATCCGCACACACGGGTGGATATTTATGTGCGCGTGACAAAACGAGATGCGCATCGAGATTTGGCAGTCCTAGAGCCCATCGATCAGGATGCAAAGGCAGAACGACATTTTGACGGCCGTTTAGAGCCGTTAGAGCACGGCGCCAAGGCGCATTTAATTGGATTTCCAAATTGGAGCCGAGGTCGTATGGCAAATAATGTGCCGGTTTCAGTTTTGCAAAAATACCCTCGACACGGCCTCCAACGAATCGAAATCGGGGGGAGCACGATCAGGCAAGGAAATTCCGGTGGCCCGTTGGTAGACACATCGTACAGATTGGCCGGCGTTGCACAGCAAGGGGCTTCACAAACCAGCGGAAACGATGAATGTCTTTGCGTTGTCGAACTGGATCGCTGGCTTGGTCCCTCATAGTTAAAGCCTATGCGCGTCCGAATGTTGAAAGAGGCACTCTCGTCTATCGGCCCGCGGACTGAAATTTTGGAATAGGAGCGTTGCCCTTAGGCATAAAAAGTTGCATTTCAAGTAGGGTTTGGGATATCAAGAGGCCTGTTATGGCGCGCCAGTGCTGGCTTCTCGGACCGGCATGTCACGCCGGGCGTCGCGGGTTCGAGTCCCGTCCACTCCGCCAAACAAAGCAACGGGTTGCACCAGAAATGCCGCAACCCTTTTTTCTTTTCCGCGCCTCAATTCACCTTCACCTGAAACAGCACGGATCCCGTCGCCCCGGGCGCGAGCGGGCCGGTGAAGGTCCATTCGATCGCGCCCGTCATGCCCGCGGCCTGTGCGGTTGCGCAGGCCACCGCGGCCGCGGGTGGCGGATTCGCCGGCGTGGTCTTCATGCAGTTGCTCAATGTGGCCGGCGTGGTGCCGGCGGTGGCGCTCACGAAGGTGGTGTAGCTCGGCGTGCTGTCGCTGATGGTCATGCTGCGCACGGGGGTCTCGGCGTTGTTGGCGTAGGTGATGCGGTACTCGAGCGTCTCGCCGGGGCGCGCCTGGTTGGTGATGGCGAAGGCGGTGCCCTGCGTCAGGTTGCGGACCTCTTTTTTCAGGGCCATGGCCACGGACGACACGGTGGTGAGGTCGTCGAGCGTGAAGCTGACGGCCAATGCGGGGTTGGCGTTGGCGTGATCGAAGTCGGCGCGGACCGTCACCCTGTTGGTCGCGCCTTCGGGGGCGCCGAGGGGAATGAACTGCTGCACGATCACGCACACGTTGCCGTTGGCGGTGACTGCCGTGCCCGGTCCCGCGGGCGGGTACAACTGCGCCGCGCCGGCCTGCAGGGTGCCCGTGCAGCCCGGGTCGGCAAGGATCCTCGCGCTCCATCCGCCGACGGCAGGGGTCGCCGTCTCGCCGGCGATGCTGAAGCGCACCGTTCCGGCCGTGCCCGCGGTGAAGGTGTGGGGATAGGTGACGGTGTTGCCCGGCACGCCGGTCTTGATGCCGCTGGCCGCGAAGCGGCTGGTGGCGACGTCGCCGAAGTCGAGCGCGTTGTGGCCCGTGCCGTTCCACTGGAAGGCGATGCGGTCGGGCGTGCCGCTGCGCGTGTAGGTGTAGCTGCTGCCGCCGGCGCTGACGGCGCTGCCGGAGGGCAGCGCGGTGCCGCTGACCGAAGCGCCGGTCGAGATGCGGTCGAAGGGGTTCGTCTCCTCCACGCAGAGCGCCGCACCGGTGGCCGTGCCCGTGGGCACCGCGAGGCTGTAGCGACCGGCTGCATCGGTGACGGTGCGTGCGAGCACGGTGGACCCGCAGTTCGTCAGCCGAATGCCCACGCCCGCCAGCGGCCCTTCGCCGCCATTGGGGATGCCGTCGTTGGCAGTCCCGCTGCCCGCGCCGTTGTCGAGGAACACCCGGCCGTTCACCCGCCGCGCGGATGGCGTGTTGGTGATCGTGCAGCGCAGCTTGGCACCGACCACCGGGGTGATCGCACGGCCCTGGGCCGGGTTGAAGGCTTCGTTCGTGGGCAGGCTGCCGGCCGGCGTGAGGGCGTTGGCATCGGTGCAGCTGAGCTTCGCGTCGTAGTCGGCGAGCTGGGTGCCGGAGGTTCCGGTCTCCGTCAAGGTGTAGGTCGTACCGGCGACCGCGTTGAAGTCGCCGGTGGTGCCGGTCCCGGCGGTCACTGTCGAGCCGCTGCCGCTGGTGGTGGCCTTCGCGGTCGAACTCACAATCGTGCCGCTGGCGCCGCCGGTGCGGATGGCGACGGTGAAGTTGTCGCCCGTGCGCACGCGCGTGCCGCCGAGGGCCTTGCTGAGCGCGAGGGTCGGCGCCTTGTCGTCGTTCTTGATGGTGCAGACCGCGGTGTCGCCATGGACCAGGCTGATGCTGTTGCCCGAGACCGGGGCGCCGCCATTGAGCACGCAGGCGTAGGTGCCGGCGGTGTAGCCGGCCAGCGCAGTCTCGCCGAGCGTGTACGTGCCCGGGAGGACGGAGGCGTTGGTGATCGCGGGGTCGTTCGTCTTGCCGCTGATCGTGGTGCTGCCGCGGGTCGCGCTGAGCGTGAAGTCCGCGGCCGTGGCGGTGCCGCCGTTGTCGTTGATCACCTGCTTCTTGAGCGTCAGCCTCGGCTTGTCGGGCAGGCTCCAGATCAGTTCGAGGCCGTCGTTGGATGCGTTCAGATTGCCCACGCCGGTCACCGCGAAGCTCAGTTGGGTGATGCCGGTGCCGTTGAAGCGGATCGAGCCGCAGCCCATCCCCGTCGAATCGCTGGCGTCCGTGCAATTTTGAACGGCGCCGCTGATGGTGCTGTCGACGTCGCTGCGCTGGAAGTAGCTTCCGGTGACCTCCAGCTTTCCGTTGTCGCTGAGCTTCGTCAGCGTCACGCTCGCGCTCTGCTGGACCGAACTGTTCAGGGTCCAGCGCGCACTCTTGATCCGGTTGCCTTGCTCCACGCCGATGCGGCTGACGTGCAGAACGGGGTTGTTGACGGGCTGGCTGAAGGACACGGTGACCGTGGTCGTCGTCAGGGGATTGAACAGTCCCGTCAGTCCCTGGCCGCCGCTGACCGTGCCGCTGTAGGGATTGGTCCACCAAGTCGAGCTGGTGGCGAAGGCGGTGTTGGAATAGTTCTGCCCGGTGGCGAGCGGCCCTTCGTGCGTGACGGTGAAGTCGCCCGCCGTGGCGGTGGCGGTGTCGGTGTTGTCGTCGATGGTCCAGGTGCCGGTCACGGCGGCCCGTGCGGTCTGGGGCGCGCAGAGTGCCAGCAGCAGCGCGCCGGCCACGGCCGATGCCGCGGCCATGCCGCGCCAGGCGTTCTTTGCGAAGCGCCCGATGCGGTGCGTCGTCGCCGCTGTGCTCATGGCGCCTCCGCGGTGGGCGCAAAGCCCAGGTTCGTTTCATCGAACTTGAAGCGGAGGCGGATGAATGCGCCCTTGCTCGTGTATTCGTTGGCCGTCAGGTCGCGGTCGTGCAGGCCGACGAAGTTGTAGCCCACGGAGAGCCAGGTGTTCCTGTAGAGCTGATAGCCCACCTCGATGCCGAAGCTCTTCTGCAGCCCGCCGCCCTTGCCGAACAGCATGCCGGCCTGCACGGACATGTCCCAGTCGCGGTCGATGTCGTGCGTGTAGCGTCCCTGCAGCAGGTGCGCCCAGTACCGGCTGGCCAACGTGCCGTCGCCGAA
It encodes the following:
- a CDS encoding reverse transcriptase domain-containing protein, whose protein sequence is MAILGIKEFHDLFVRSDVPYFSKHILGIDYSKVERVIYPRPRYTSFVLAKANGANRIIAEPSSKVKELQYRALAFLEEAVPKPKACVHGFVEGRSILTNAKKHLDRQPYHILNLDLSDFFPSITFYRVRGALMAPPMKFSFNVASMLAHLCTHEGRLPQGAPTSPFLANLICRSLDSQLTLLSKRHRATYTRYADDLTFSFSHRNSNRLPANIVTFDGGSVSIGRELRSIIESNSFRINEEKTRISMRHRRMEVTGVIVNQFPNVSRKFIDKIRGALHAWEKYGFIAAEANWNARVAGNVAEARSAKVWARQTRTGNIPSLQNVLWGRLLFVRMIRGNDDPLYTRLAEKYNHLCRTHKAIDPTFRVASLPIELQVKNILDIDYATFVLEWSADYVAPGTVDSEPILSQGTAFAYGTGRRFVTCDHVLQGQSGSGKVDVYDPLLTNLSIVLKNPHTRVDIYVRVTKRDAHRDLAVLEPIDQDAKAERHFDGRLEPLEHGAKAHLIGFPNWSRGRMANNVPVSVLQKYPRHGLQRIEIGGSTIRQGNSGGPLVDTSYRLAGVAQQGASQTSGNDECLCVVELDRWLGPS